A single genomic interval of Rhinatrema bivittatum chromosome 12, aRhiBiv1.1, whole genome shotgun sequence harbors:
- the BCL9L gene encoding B-cell CLL/lymphoma 9-like protein isoform X2, whose amino-acid sequence MHPDNKLTNHGKTANSSAQSQHQNVSQGPTCNLGSKGVGVGNHGGKANQIAPGNSGLKNSQNPVPSFGSLKGKVKRERSISVDSGDQREASTPSLDTESKGEVVPRTKRRCVLEKKQPYSGDEWCSGPDSEEEEKPISSAHNCNAADPAMSTASQLGPGPNPLPNLNETSSSSAVHGAATAALRPDASTAGTAGKPSSQFVYVFTTHLANTAAEAVLQGRTESILSYHQQNVPRAKLDQAPHQGQKVSAVAEQLPISAPSANTPQAQPPAQQSTQQQQPSNSQPVLPTSSAMSQEGATEEVHRDLTPNSMGNSSASNHTNTPNATTNPMPVGQTDPSGAPGPNLLGDGNGCGPPGNGQGSLGHRSALNSEGLSKEQLEHRERSLQTLRDIERLLLRSGEGEQFMKSNQSTGEGGQPPPPPQQPPSSLKKYEEPLQSMITQTQSLGGPSMEHEVPHHPTSDMGQQMNIMMQRLNQDSLTPEQVAWRKLQEEYYEEKRRKEEQITVHSRPIQDIMMPQSMGGMMMRGPPPPYHSKPGEQWPPGMGNRLGGPIDIQDPIQLRGGPPFPGPRFPSNQMQRVSGFGGMQNMTMDALGPMNAMQRPVRPSIGWTDDMPPIGGAGNFPQGNMPYPAGQGDNERFMNPRAREEILRHQLMEKRSVGMQRPIAISGGTMNQGMEMERMMQAHRQMDPSIFPGQIPGENMGGATMGMDFGGARGMLSPPMSQSNLREMDTPMGPSNLNMNMNVNMNMNMNLNVQMTPQQQMMMSQKMRGPDMMGHQGISPEEIARVRAQNGSGGGLMGGPQKMMIPSQFPSQGQSGFSGGQGPYPNIPQEMGNAPEMFSPEQGSIPVGNIGGTTRLSHISLPPASNAPSNQGNMGTMHSSSTRGLGRRPSDLTLNINQMNSPGMGHLKSPTLSQVHSPLVTSPSTNLKSPQTPSQLANMPPSNQSGPLKSPQVISSSLNVRSPTSSPSRLKSPSMAVPSPGWVPSPKTTLPSPGVTQNKQPINMSSSASMGGMDQDAAPSQNPLSLMMSQMSKYAMPSSTPLYHNAIKTIATSDDELLPDRPMLPPGSLQGMGGNQSNQLHLNSVGPGSSQSPMGMNMPGQQPLSHEPPGSMMSSPNPMGANIPMHPAGQGAGVPTQNSMLMPPGPQDPLNQPCCPAASSSSQMIPSNQLGFPRMQQAHNTMPSPATHMSTNPGGGGPGMPQHYPPGIPLPLEDVPPQGPGQLPPQQHMMGKGLPPRMAEPYPSVLPGVASVLSDPELSEVIRPTPTGIPEFDLSRIIPSEKPSSTLQYFPKSSGQAPKSQPSNLHLMNLQNMMADQPPPVRSGMNVPNLPGQQAVQRALSMPMCHPGQVPMLSRTGIPPQQSMMGNSLHQGMMSPQQNLIAQQNFMLMQAKQRSMSVSGEMYGQTGHMMSPQGSLMGPPPQQNMMVTHQMRQRSVSLDTYIPGPGNMANLPF is encoded by the exons acTGTAATGCAGCAGATCCTGCGATGTCCACAGCCTCGCAGCTAGGTCCAGGGCCCAACCCGCTTCCAAACCTGAACGAGACCAGCTCTTCCAGTGCAGTGCACGGTGCTGCCACCGCCGCTCTCCGACCTGATGCCAGCACCGCTGGAACAGCAGGAAAACCATCTTCCCAATTTGTTTATGTCTTCACCACGCACCTTGCGAACAC CGCTGCAGAAGCAGTATTGCAAGGACGAACGGAATCTATTCTGTCTTACCATCAGCAGAATGTTCCTCGTGCAAAACTAGATCAG GCACCCCATCAAGGTCAGAAAGTGTCGGCAGTTGCAGAACAGCTTCCAATCAGCGCACCTTCAGCAAACACTCCACAAGCTCAACCTCCAGCCCAACAGAGTACTCAGCAGCAGCAACCCAGCAACAGCCAGCCAGTTCTTCCAACCTCTAGTGCAATGTCCCAGGAAGGGGCAACAGAGGAGGTTCACCGGGACCTCACGCCCAATTCCATGGGGAACAGCAGTGCCAGCAATCACACTAATACACCAAATGCAACAACGAATCCAATGCCAGTAGGACAGACAGACCCCTCTGGTGCCCCTGGACCGAACTTACTGGGAGATGGGAATGGCTGTGGCCCACCAGGAAATGGGCAGGGTAGCCTGGGTCATCGAAGTGCCCTAAACTCAGAGGGGCTCTCGAAAGAGCAACTTGAACATCGAGAGCGTTCTTTGCAGACCTTGAGAGACATTGAACGTTTGCTATTACGGAGTGGGGAAGGAGAACAATTCATGAAATCTAACCAAAGCACAGGTGAGGGTGGGCAGCCACCACCCCCACCACAACAGCCACCATCAAGTCTCAAAAAGTATGAAGAGCCTCTGCAGTCAATGATAACACAGACACAAAGCCTGGGAGGGCCCAGCATGGAACATGAGGTCCCACACCACCCCACCTCTGACATGGGGCAACAGATGAACATCATGATGCAGCGACTGAACCAGGATAGCCTGACACCTGAGCAAGTAGCCTGGAGGAAGTTGCAAGAAGAATACTatgaggagaagaggagaaaggaagaaCAGATTACCGTTCACAGCAGGCCAATACAAGATATAATGATGCCACAGTCAATGGGTGGGATGATGATGCGGGGGCCACCTCCTCCTTATCACAGCAAACCTGGTGAACAGTGGCCTCCTGGCATGGGAAATCGGCTGGGAGGCCCCATTGACATCCAGGATCCTATTCAGCTGAGAGGCGGGCCTCCCTTCCCAGGGCCTCGGTTCCCTAGTAATCAAATGCAGAGAGTTTCTGGCTTTGGGGGAATGCAGAACATGACCATGGATGCACTAGGTCCTATGAATGCTATGCAACGGCCTGTGAGGCCTAGCATAGGATGGACAGATGATATGCCTCCTATTGGAGGCGCTGGGAACTTTCCACAAGGGAATATGCCATATCCTGCAGGACAAGGAGATAATGAGAGGTTCATGAACCCTCGGGCAAGGGAAGAGATCTTAAGGCATCAGCTGATGGAGAAGCGCTCAGTGGGAATGCAGAGGCCAATAGCTATATCGGGTGGCACCATGAACCAAGGGATGGAGATGGAGAGGATGATGCAGGCCCATAGACAGATGGATCCTTCAATTTTCCCTGGCCAGATACCTGGGGAGAACATGGGTGGAGCTACCATGGGCATGGACTTTGGGGGAGCAAGGGGCATGCTGAGTCCACCCATGAGCCAGTCTAACCTGAGGGAGATGGATACCCCAATGGGTCCCAGTAACCTGAATATGAACATGAATGTAAACATGAATATGAACATGAACCTGAATGTACAAATGACGCCCCAGCAACAAATGATGATGTCTCAGAAAATGAGGGGCCCAGACATGATGGGTCACCAGGGGATCAGCCCAGAAGAAATAGCCAGGGTGAGAGCCCAGAATGGTAGTGGGGGTGGGTTGATGGGAGGGCCTCAGAAAATGATGATACCTTCTCAGTTTCCCAGCCAAGGACAGTCTGGCTTCTCTGGTGGACAGGGTCCCTATCCTAATATACCTCAGGAGATGGGAAATGCCCCTGAAATGTTTAGTCCTGAACAGGGCTCCATTCCTGTAGGAAACATTGGTGGCACCACCAGGCTTAGTCATATTTCTCTGCCACCTGCATCAAATGCACCTTCAAACCAAGGTAATATGGGAACTATGCATTCTTCATCCACAAGAGGGTTGGGGCGAAGACCTTCTGACCTTACTTTAAATATTAACCAGATGAATTCACCTGGCATGGGGCACCTTAAGTCTCCAACCCTCAGTCAAGTTCACTCTCCATTGGTGACATCTCCCTCAACCAACCTGAAGTCTCCTCAGACTCCCTCGCAGTTGGCAAACATGCCACCTTCCAATCAGTCTGGACCATTGAAGTCCCCCCAGGTTATAAGCTCTTCCCTGAATGTGAGGTCTCCCACCAGTTCTCCTAGCCGCCTCAAGTCTCCTTCCATGGCAGTCCCTTCCCCTGGATGGGTGCCTTCTCCAAAGACTACATTGCCAAGCCCAGGTGTCACCCAGAACAAACAGCCTATCAACATGAGTTCCTCTGCTTCTATGGGAGGGATGGACCAGG ATGCTGCCCCTTCCCAGAATCCTCTCTCATTGATGATGTCACAGATGTCCAAGTATGCCATGCCCAGCTCCACGCCGCTGTACCACAACGCAATCAaaaccattgctacgtctgatgATGAGCTTTTACCAGATAGACCTATGCTTCCCCCAGGGAGTTTACAAG GTATGGGAGGAAACCAGTCAAACCAGTTGCACTTAAATTCAGTGGGACCTGGCTCTTCACAGAGCCCCATGGGAATGAACATGCCTGGTCAGCAACCTCTTTCCCATGAGCCTCCAGGGTCCATGATGTCATCTCCAAATCCTATGGGCGCCAACATTCCGATGCACCCCGCTGGGCAGGGCGCGGGAGTGCCAACACAGAACTCCATGCTAATGCCACCAGGACCCCAGGACCCTTTAAATCAGCCCTGTTGCCCGGCAGCAAGCAGTAGCTCTCAGATGATACCTTCCAATCAGCTAGGTTTCCCCCGCATGCAGCAGGCTCACAACACCATGCCATCACCAGCAACCCACATGTCAACAAATCCTGGAGGAGGTGGACCTGGGATGCCACAGCACTATCCACCCGGGATCCCTTTGCCTCTTGAGGATGTCCCTCCGCAGGGACCTGGCCAACTGCCTCCTCAGCAGCATATGATGGGTAAGGGCCTTCCTCCACGCATGGCGGAGCCCTACCCTTCAGTTCTTCCGGGAGTGGCCTCTGTTCTCAGCGACCCTGAGCTCAGCGAAGTGATCCGACCAACACCTACTGGGATCCCAGAGTTTGATCTCTCCAGGATCATACCGTCCGAGAAGCCGAGCAGCACACTGCAGTATTTCCCCAAGAGCAGCGGCCAAGCCCCCAAATCCCAGCCTTCCAACCTCCACCTGATGAACCTCCAGAACATGATGGCTGATCAGCCGCCCCCTGTCAGGTCAGGTATGAATGTCCCAAATCTTCCAGGACAGCAGGCGGTGCAGCGGGCACTCAGCATGCCCATGTGCCATCCAGGACAAGTTCCCATGCTGAGCAGGACAGGCATACCACCCCAGCAAAGCATGATGGGAAACAGCCTGCATCAAGGAATGATGTCTCCTCAGCAGAATCTGATTGCACAGCAGAATTTTATGCTCATGCAGGCCAAGCAGAGGAGCATGTCTGTTTCAGGGGAGATGTATGGCCAGACAGGACACATGATGTCTCCTCAGGGCTCCCTCATGGGGCCCCCACCTCAGCAGAACATGATGGTGACGCACCAAATGAGGCAGCGGAGCGTGTCTCTGGACACTTACATCCCGGGGCCTGGAAACATGGCAAATCTGCCTTTTTAA
- the CXCR5 gene encoding C-X-C chemokine receptor type 5: MNMYDIELDENDWGFPTYEPGYEFNSSSNDYVCLGVTASSLGTNSIQSFQKIFIPLLYILAFILGSVGNGLVLLVLKQYKNARTTTENYLLHLAVADLLLLFSLPFVVVETTIGWIFGLFLCRTISTIHKINFYCSSLLLGCISVDRYLAIVHAVHTYRKRKASSIHMTCLVIWIFCLLLALPYLFIVEVKTDNNNMSSCTFSELNFQSNGWWQASHFVHHFVGFLIPIVVMCFCYSAIIRTLCQSHRFEKQKAVRVAIVITGVFFICWIPNNIAIFMYTLMELKVISSCRFHHPLSIAIMVTECIGFLHCCLNPILYAFIGVKFRNDLIRILQKLGCLSQHTLQRIILLDRRGSGTECETATSFSTF, from the coding sequence gGATTTCCAACTTATGAACCAGGTTATGAATTCAACAGCAGTTCTAATGACTATGTCTGTCTTGGAGTCACTGCCTCCTCCTTGGGCACCAACAGTATCCAGTCTTTCCAAAAAATCTTTATCCCTTTGCTCTACATCTTAGCTTTCATCCTGGGCTCGGTGGGGAATGGGCTGGTGCTGCTTGTCCTGAAGCAGTATAAGAACGCCCGCACGACGACTGAGAATTATCTTCTCCACTTGGCTGTGGCTGACCTCCTGTTGCTCTTCTCTCTACCCTTTGTGGTGGTTGAGACCACGATTGGCTGGATCTTTGGGCTTTTCCTATGCCGAACCATCAGTACCATCCATAAGATCAATTTCTACTGCAGCAGCTTACTGCTGGGCTGCATTAGTGTAGATCGTTACTTGGCCATTGTACACGCAGTCCATACCTACAGGAAGCGGAAGGCAAGCTCCATCCACATGACCTGCCTTGTCATCTGGATTTTCTGCCTATTGCTCGCTCTGCCATATTTGTTCATTGTTGAGGTAAAGACAGACAACAACAACATGAGCAGCTGCACATTTTCTGAGTTGAACTTCCAGAGCAACGGCTGGTGGCAAGCCAGCCattttgtgcatcactttgtggGTTTCCTGATACCCATAGTTGTCATGTGCTTCTGCTACTCAGCCATTATAAGAACCTTGTGCCAGTCTCATCGCTTTGAGAAGCAGAAAGCAGTGAGAGTTGCCATTGTGATCACTGGAGTCTTCTTTATTTGCTGGATTCCCAATAACATTGCCATCTTCATGTACACCCTGATGGAACTGAAGGTAATCTCAAGCTGCCGCTTTCACCATCCCTTGTCCATTGCTATCATGGTGACAGAATGCATTGGCTTCCTGCATTGCTGCCTCAATCCCATCCTGTATGCCTTCATTGGGGTCAAATTCCGTAATGACCTGATCCGGATCCTGCAGAAGCTGGGCTGTCTGAGCCAGCACACCCTGCAGCGTATTATCCTTCTAGACAGGCGGGGAAGTGGCACAGAATGTGAGACTGCAACATCCTTTTCTACTTTCTAA
- the BCL9L gene encoding B-cell CLL/lymphoma 9-like protein isoform X1 — protein MHPDNKLTNHGKTANSSAQSQHQNVSQGPTCNLGSKGVGVGNHGGKANQIAPGNSGLKNSQNPVPSFGSLKGKVKRERSISVDSGDQREASTPSLDTESKGEVVPRTKRRCVLEKKQPYSGDEWCSGPDSEEEEKPISSAHNCNAADPAMSTASQLGPGPNPLPNLNETSSSSAVHGAATAALRPDASTAGTAGKPSSQFVYVFTTHLANTAAEAVLQGRTESILSYHQQNVPRAKLDQAPHQGQKVSAVAEQLPISAPSANTPQAQPPAQQSTQQQQPSNSQPVLPTSSAMSQEGATEEVHRDLTPNSMGNSSASNHTNTPNATTNPMPVGQTDPSGAPGPNLLGDGNGCGPPGNGQGSLGHRSALNSEGLSKEQLEHRERSLQTLRDIERLLLRSGEGEQFMKSNQSTGEGGQPPPPPQQPPSSLKKYEEPLQSMITQTQSLGGPSMEHEVPHHPTSDMGQQMNIMMQRLNQDSLTPEQVAWRKLQEEYYEEKRRKEEQITVHSRPIQDIMMPQSMGGMMMRGPPPPYHSKPGEQWPPGMGNRLGGPIDIQDPIQLRGGPPFPGPRFPSNQMQRVSGFGGMQNMTMDALGPMNAMQRPVRPSIGWTDDMPPIGGAGNFPQGNMPYPAGQGDNERFMNPRAREEILRHQLMEKRSVGMQRPIAISGGTMNQGMEMERMMQAHRQMDPSIFPGQIPGENMGGATMGMDFGGARGMLSPPMSQSNLREMDTPMGPSNLNMNMNVNMNMNMNLNVQMTPQQQMMMSQKMRGPDMMGHQGISPEEIARVRAQNGSGGGLMGGPQKMMIPSQFPSQGQSGFSGGQGPYPNIPQEMGNAPEMFSPEQGSIPVGNIGGTTRLSHISLPPASNAPSNQGNMGTMHSSSTRGLGRRPSDLTLNINQMNSPGMGHLKSPTLSQVHSPLVTSPSTNLKSPQTPSQLANMPPSNQSGPLKSPQVISSSLNVRSPTSSPSRLKSPSMAVPSPGWVPSPKTTLPSPGVTQNKQPINMSSSASMGGMDQGSLPSGPRSTSSAPHGNPSSIMNPNMPFTSSPDAAPSQNPLSLMMSQMSKYAMPSSTPLYHNAIKTIATSDDELLPDRPMLPPGSLQGMGGNQSNQLHLNSVGPGSSQSPMGMNMPGQQPLSHEPPGSMMSSPNPMGANIPMHPAGQGAGVPTQNSMLMPPGPQDPLNQPCCPAASSSSQMIPSNQLGFPRMQQAHNTMPSPATHMSTNPGGGGPGMPQHYPPGIPLPLEDVPPQGPGQLPPQQHMMGKGLPPRMAEPYPSVLPGVASVLSDPELSEVIRPTPTGIPEFDLSRIIPSEKPSSTLQYFPKSSGQAPKSQPSNLHLMNLQNMMADQPPPVRSGMNVPNLPGQQAVQRALSMPMCHPGQVPMLSRTGIPPQQSMMGNSLHQGMMSPQQNLIAQQNFMLMQAKQRSMSVSGEMYGQTGHMMSPQGSLMGPPPQQNMMVTHQMRQRSVSLDTYIPGPGNMANLPF, from the exons acTGTAATGCAGCAGATCCTGCGATGTCCACAGCCTCGCAGCTAGGTCCAGGGCCCAACCCGCTTCCAAACCTGAACGAGACCAGCTCTTCCAGTGCAGTGCACGGTGCTGCCACCGCCGCTCTCCGACCTGATGCCAGCACCGCTGGAACAGCAGGAAAACCATCTTCCCAATTTGTTTATGTCTTCACCACGCACCTTGCGAACAC CGCTGCAGAAGCAGTATTGCAAGGACGAACGGAATCTATTCTGTCTTACCATCAGCAGAATGTTCCTCGTGCAAAACTAGATCAG GCACCCCATCAAGGTCAGAAAGTGTCGGCAGTTGCAGAACAGCTTCCAATCAGCGCACCTTCAGCAAACACTCCACAAGCTCAACCTCCAGCCCAACAGAGTACTCAGCAGCAGCAACCCAGCAACAGCCAGCCAGTTCTTCCAACCTCTAGTGCAATGTCCCAGGAAGGGGCAACAGAGGAGGTTCACCGGGACCTCACGCCCAATTCCATGGGGAACAGCAGTGCCAGCAATCACACTAATACACCAAATGCAACAACGAATCCAATGCCAGTAGGACAGACAGACCCCTCTGGTGCCCCTGGACCGAACTTACTGGGAGATGGGAATGGCTGTGGCCCACCAGGAAATGGGCAGGGTAGCCTGGGTCATCGAAGTGCCCTAAACTCAGAGGGGCTCTCGAAAGAGCAACTTGAACATCGAGAGCGTTCTTTGCAGACCTTGAGAGACATTGAACGTTTGCTATTACGGAGTGGGGAAGGAGAACAATTCATGAAATCTAACCAAAGCACAGGTGAGGGTGGGCAGCCACCACCCCCACCACAACAGCCACCATCAAGTCTCAAAAAGTATGAAGAGCCTCTGCAGTCAATGATAACACAGACACAAAGCCTGGGAGGGCCCAGCATGGAACATGAGGTCCCACACCACCCCACCTCTGACATGGGGCAACAGATGAACATCATGATGCAGCGACTGAACCAGGATAGCCTGACACCTGAGCAAGTAGCCTGGAGGAAGTTGCAAGAAGAATACTatgaggagaagaggagaaaggaagaaCAGATTACCGTTCACAGCAGGCCAATACAAGATATAATGATGCCACAGTCAATGGGTGGGATGATGATGCGGGGGCCACCTCCTCCTTATCACAGCAAACCTGGTGAACAGTGGCCTCCTGGCATGGGAAATCGGCTGGGAGGCCCCATTGACATCCAGGATCCTATTCAGCTGAGAGGCGGGCCTCCCTTCCCAGGGCCTCGGTTCCCTAGTAATCAAATGCAGAGAGTTTCTGGCTTTGGGGGAATGCAGAACATGACCATGGATGCACTAGGTCCTATGAATGCTATGCAACGGCCTGTGAGGCCTAGCATAGGATGGACAGATGATATGCCTCCTATTGGAGGCGCTGGGAACTTTCCACAAGGGAATATGCCATATCCTGCAGGACAAGGAGATAATGAGAGGTTCATGAACCCTCGGGCAAGGGAAGAGATCTTAAGGCATCAGCTGATGGAGAAGCGCTCAGTGGGAATGCAGAGGCCAATAGCTATATCGGGTGGCACCATGAACCAAGGGATGGAGATGGAGAGGATGATGCAGGCCCATAGACAGATGGATCCTTCAATTTTCCCTGGCCAGATACCTGGGGAGAACATGGGTGGAGCTACCATGGGCATGGACTTTGGGGGAGCAAGGGGCATGCTGAGTCCACCCATGAGCCAGTCTAACCTGAGGGAGATGGATACCCCAATGGGTCCCAGTAACCTGAATATGAACATGAATGTAAACATGAATATGAACATGAACCTGAATGTACAAATGACGCCCCAGCAACAAATGATGATGTCTCAGAAAATGAGGGGCCCAGACATGATGGGTCACCAGGGGATCAGCCCAGAAGAAATAGCCAGGGTGAGAGCCCAGAATGGTAGTGGGGGTGGGTTGATGGGAGGGCCTCAGAAAATGATGATACCTTCTCAGTTTCCCAGCCAAGGACAGTCTGGCTTCTCTGGTGGACAGGGTCCCTATCCTAATATACCTCAGGAGATGGGAAATGCCCCTGAAATGTTTAGTCCTGAACAGGGCTCCATTCCTGTAGGAAACATTGGTGGCACCACCAGGCTTAGTCATATTTCTCTGCCACCTGCATCAAATGCACCTTCAAACCAAGGTAATATGGGAACTATGCATTCTTCATCCACAAGAGGGTTGGGGCGAAGACCTTCTGACCTTACTTTAAATATTAACCAGATGAATTCACCTGGCATGGGGCACCTTAAGTCTCCAACCCTCAGTCAAGTTCACTCTCCATTGGTGACATCTCCCTCAACCAACCTGAAGTCTCCTCAGACTCCCTCGCAGTTGGCAAACATGCCACCTTCCAATCAGTCTGGACCATTGAAGTCCCCCCAGGTTATAAGCTCTTCCCTGAATGTGAGGTCTCCCACCAGTTCTCCTAGCCGCCTCAAGTCTCCTTCCATGGCAGTCCCTTCCCCTGGATGGGTGCCTTCTCCAAAGACTACATTGCCAAGCCCAGGTGTCACCCAGAACAAACAGCCTATCAACATGAGTTCCTCTGCTTCTATGGGAGGGATGGACCAGG GTTCCCTCCCATCAGGACCACGGAGCACCTCATCTGCTCCTCATGGTAACCCCTCTAGCATCATGAATCCCAACATGCCTTTCACTTCCTCTCCAGATGCTGCCCCTTCCCAGAATCCTCTCTCATTGATGATGTCACAGATGTCCAAGTATGCCATGCCCAGCTCCACGCCGCTGTACCACAACGCAATCAaaaccattgctacgtctgatgATGAGCTTTTACCAGATAGACCTATGCTTCCCCCAGGGAGTTTACAAG GTATGGGAGGAAACCAGTCAAACCAGTTGCACTTAAATTCAGTGGGACCTGGCTCTTCACAGAGCCCCATGGGAATGAACATGCCTGGTCAGCAACCTCTTTCCCATGAGCCTCCAGGGTCCATGATGTCATCTCCAAATCCTATGGGCGCCAACATTCCGATGCACCCCGCTGGGCAGGGCGCGGGAGTGCCAACACAGAACTCCATGCTAATGCCACCAGGACCCCAGGACCCTTTAAATCAGCCCTGTTGCCCGGCAGCAAGCAGTAGCTCTCAGATGATACCTTCCAATCAGCTAGGTTTCCCCCGCATGCAGCAGGCTCACAACACCATGCCATCACCAGCAACCCACATGTCAACAAATCCTGGAGGAGGTGGACCTGGGATGCCACAGCACTATCCACCCGGGATCCCTTTGCCTCTTGAGGATGTCCCTCCGCAGGGACCTGGCCAACTGCCTCCTCAGCAGCATATGATGGGTAAGGGCCTTCCTCCACGCATGGCGGAGCCCTACCCTTCAGTTCTTCCGGGAGTGGCCTCTGTTCTCAGCGACCCTGAGCTCAGCGAAGTGATCCGACCAACACCTACTGGGATCCCAGAGTTTGATCTCTCCAGGATCATACCGTCCGAGAAGCCGAGCAGCACACTGCAGTATTTCCCCAAGAGCAGCGGCCAAGCCCCCAAATCCCAGCCTTCCAACCTCCACCTGATGAACCTCCAGAACATGATGGCTGATCAGCCGCCCCCTGTCAGGTCAGGTATGAATGTCCCAAATCTTCCAGGACAGCAGGCGGTGCAGCGGGCACTCAGCATGCCCATGTGCCATCCAGGACAAGTTCCCATGCTGAGCAGGACAGGCATACCACCCCAGCAAAGCATGATGGGAAACAGCCTGCATCAAGGAATGATGTCTCCTCAGCAGAATCTGATTGCACAGCAGAATTTTATGCTCATGCAGGCCAAGCAGAGGAGCATGTCTGTTTCAGGGGAGATGTATGGCCAGACAGGACACATGATGTCTCCTCAGGGCTCCCTCATGGGGCCCCCACCTCAGCAGAACATGATGGTGACGCACCAAATGAGGCAGCGGAGCGTGTCTCTGGACACTTACATCCCGGGGCCTGGAAACATGGCAAATCTGCCTTTTTAA